From the genome of Ignavibacteriales bacterium, one region includes:
- a CDS encoding zf-HC2 domain-containing protein encodes MKHYEYEINLFADGELPIGDQTELFAHLAECAECRKTLSDYLLMKERSREFCSKNISHIMNKPSKQNVIYKVGFYTSAAAAVILLVIMITNKPAQTYITKNEVRVDTVFVQKEIPIAQNQNVKNNSLTPGKKELIEESSQKAYLHYLMSLRTVKITDADVIKTRNGS; translated from the coding sequence ATGAAACATTATGAATATGAAATAAATCTATTTGCAGATGGTGAATTGCCTATAGGAGATCAAACAGAATTGTTCGCCCATCTTGCCGAATGTGCCGAATGCCGAAAAACTTTATCTGACTATTTACTCATGAAAGAAAGATCGAGAGAATTTTGTTCTAAGAATATTTCTCATATTATGAACAAACCATCAAAACAAAATGTCATCTACAAAGTTGGATTTTACACAAGTGCCGCTGCGGCTGTGATCCTTTTAGTCATCATGATCACAAACAAACCGGCACAAACATATATCACTAAAAACGAAGTCAGAGTCGACACTGTCTTTGTTCAAAAAGAAATACCAATTGCACAGAACCAAAATGTAAAGAACAACTCTTTAACTCCCGGGAAGAAAGAGTTGATTGAAGAATCATCACAAAAAGCTTATCTGCATTATCTAATGAGTTTGCGTACTGTGAAAATTACCGACGCAGATGTAATCAAAACAAGAAACGGGAGCTAA
- a CDS encoding sigma-70 family RNA polymerase sigma factor: protein MISKDKSVTELFNSYSNDVLNYSMSILKDHDEAKDAVQEVFIRYIKNEENFRGDCSYKTWLLTITRNYCLKKLNGRSSKTETLDDNFIEANESSIETKISLNDALDKLTAEEYELIYLRDYECHTYHEMALILGVTVDNIKVKLFRVRKHLRKYLE from the coding sequence ATGATCAGCAAAGATAAATCGGTTACGGAATTATTCAACTCTTACTCGAACGATGTCCTCAATTATTCAATGAGCATTCTTAAAGATCATGATGAAGCGAAAGATGCCGTTCAGGAAGTCTTTATCCGTTATATAAAAAATGAAGAGAATTTTAGGGGGGACTGCAGTTACAAAACATGGCTTCTCACCATTACACGGAACTATTGTCTAAAAAAACTGAACGGAAGATCAAGCAAAACCGAAACATTAGATGATAATTTTATCGAAGCGAACGAATCCAGCATCGAAACAAAAATTTCTTTAAATGACGCCCTTGATAAACTAACTGCAGAAGAGTATGAACTTATTTACTTAAGAGATTATGAATGCCATACGTACCATGAAATGGCTTTGATACTTGGTGTTACAGTCGATAACATAAAAGTGAAACTCTTCCGTGTGAGAAAGCATCTTAGAAAATATTTAGAGTAG